A region from the Manihot esculenta cultivar AM560-2 chromosome 13, M.esculenta_v8, whole genome shotgun sequence genome encodes:
- the LOC110630009 gene encoding DDT domain-containing protein DDB_G0282237 isoform X4, with product MPLLKKKPFTLLEPPKDLKPHELVYQVRFTKEIFRNYQMYLNRINLYRQRIWSCKISGKANLTFEEALVSEKHATEKVQEIPKELVGPALHIIQYSMLSLKDLADTIAKKLHEHLFVGAELNGKKGGDICPCKIVKVLDEGTFKTQYEVAWLDKNNKVMETSVAKRDDLMWKKFPFSRNILKSFIRESTYRSAPWVLHNNLAQKHGISCDPPQELKGKVFIQDGLVICNKKRKEEAEKASGKHKKKKVEEDDQPMQDPIRYPIDDLLVQPAADDPVFTDRPSPSRDFNIQMDCVVDLLMVWDFCSSFGRMLHLWPFSLEDFENAICHKDSNLILIVETHSALLRLLIKDNSECFSALPKRSLKLKITLINWTEYLCHFIEKINIPDLSTNVTTIKRGHYGLLDVKAKLWILRELVNQVIETDLFREKLDDHVEQRQALGATRRGEALEEGRKRRQEKEKLKVEEKVEEKVDSLDNRAMEGFSVETAENYPSKLENGKHHNNNGEIAKEINEEFISAPEKNTSDKSESYHSEIAPQKMKQNIDLEVLEENIKNSSSKIGVKQLKNEKKEAVETRSKEQREEYYEREMEKLVLRTNSLGKDRNYNRYWWFRRDGRIFVESSDNKLWGYYCSKEELDALMGSLNCKGEREKALQKQLQKFYSRMCLKLQKRSKDLAQKIAAEEAVLRRSTRVRALPRENPTNAFLGYVNKWKED from the exons ATGCCTCTGTTGAAGAAAAAGCCATTCACTTTGCTGGAACCACCCAAGGATTTGAAACCTCATGAGCTTGTATATCAAGTTCGCTTCACAAAGGAGATATTTCGGAATTATCA gATGTatttgaatcgaataaattTATATCGGCAGAGAATTTGGAGTTGCAAAATTAGTGGAAAAGCTAACTTGACTTTTGAAGAGGCTTTAGTGTCTGAAAAGCATGCGACAGAGAAGGTTCAAGAGATTCCCAAAGAGCTTGTAGGACCTGCATTGCATATCATACAATATA GTATGCTTTCACTGAAAGATCTTGCAGACACTATAGCAAAAAAGCTGCACGAACATTTGTTTGTAGGTGCTGAATTGAATGGAAAAAAGGGTGGTGATATCTGTCCATGCAAGATAGTAAAGGTACTGGATGAGGGTACTTTTAAAACCCAATATGAGGTAGCTTGGCTTGATAAGAATAATAAAGTAATGGAAACATCAGTTGCAAAAAGGGATGATTTAATGTGGAAGAAGTTTCCTTTTAGTAGAAATATTTTGAAGTCCTTTATTCGTGAGTCAACATACAGAAGTGCTCCTTGGGTGCTTCATAACAATTTGGCACAGAAGCATGGTATCTCATGTGACCCACCACAGGAGTTAAAAGGCAAAGTTTTCATACAGGATGGACTAGTAATCTGCAATAAGAAGAGAAAAGAG GAAGCGGAAAAAGCATCTggaaaacataaaaagaaaaaagtggaAG AAGATGATCAACCTATGCAAGATCCCATAAGATATCCCATTGATGATCTGTTGGTGCAGCCTGCGGCAGATGATCCAGTCTTCACTGACCGCCCTTCACCTTCAAGGGACTTTAATATTCAGATGGATTGTGTTGTTGATCTTTTAATGGTTTGGGATTTTTGCTCCTCTTTTGGTAGGATGTTGCACCTATGGCCATTCTCTCTGGAAGATTTTGAAAATGCTATCTGCCACAAGGATAGTAATTTGATTCTTATTGTGGAAACACATTCTGCACTTCTTCGACTGCTTATAAAAGACAATAGTGAATGTTTTTCAGCTCTACCGAAAAGAAGCCTGAAGTTGAAG ATAACATTAATTAATTGGACAGAATATTTGTGTCATTTCATAGAGAAGATCAACATTCCAGATCTATCCACAAATGTGACAACAATTAAGCGTGGGCACTATGGTCTCTTAGATGTTAAAGCTAAATTGTGGATCCTTCGAGAATTGGTTAATCAAGTCATTGAAACAGATCTTTTCAGAGAGAAGTTGGATGATCATGTTGAACAGCGTCAGGCACTTGGAGCGACAAGGAGAGGGGAAGCTCTGGAAGAAGGTAGAAAGAGAAGACAAGAGAAGGAAAAGCTGAAGGTTGAAGAGAAGGTTGAAGAGAAGGTTGATTCTCTTGACAATAGAGCAATGGAAGGATTTAGTGTGGAAACTGCAGAAAACTATCCAAGTAAGTTGGAAAATGGGAAGCATCATAACAACAATGGAGAGATAGCAAAGGAAATAAATGAGGAGTTCATTTCAGCTCCAGAAAAAAATACGTCAGATAAGAG TGAGAGCTACCATTCAGAAATTGCACCACAGAAAATGAAGCAAAATATAGATCTGGAAGTCCtggaagaaaatataaaaaattcatctAGCAAAATTGGAGTTAAACAGttgaagaatgagaagaaggaAGCAGTAGAAACGAGAAGCAAAGAGCAAAGG GAGGAATATTATGAACGGGAGATGGAGAAACTAGTCTTGCGCACCAATTCATTGGGTAAAGACAGAAACTACAATAGGTATTGGTGGTTCCGACGTGATGGGAGGATCTTTGTTGAGAGTTCCGACAACAAGCTATGGGGCTATTATTGTTCCAAGGAAGAG CTTGATGCATTGATGGGTTCACTGAACTGTAAGGGTGAGAGAGAGAAGGCTCTTCAGAAACAGCTGCAGAAATTCTACAGCAGAATGTG CTTAAAACTACAGAAGAGATCAAAAGATTTGGCTCAGAAGATTGCAGCAGAGGAGGCTGTGCTCCGTAGATCTACTCGTGTACGAGCTCTGCCAAGGGAAAATCCTACTAATGCTTTTCTTGGTTATGTTAACAAGTGGAAGGAAGACTAG
- the LOC110630009 gene encoding DDT domain-containing protein DDB_G0282237 isoform X3, with protein sequence MPLLKKKPFTLLEPPKDLKPHELVYQVRFTKEIFRNYQMYLNRINLYRQRIWSCKISGKANLTFEEALVSEKHATEKVQEIPKELVGPALHIIQYSMLSLKDLADTIAKKLHEHLFVGAELNGKKGGDICPCKIVKVLDEGTFKTQYEVAWLDKNNKVMETSVAKRDDLMWKKFPFSRNILKSFIRESTYRSAPWVLHNNLAQKHGISCDPPQELKGKVFIQDGLVICNKKRKEEAEKASGKHKKKKVEGVVVGATNMEKKEDDQPMQDPIRYPIDDLLVQPAADDPVFTDRPSPSRDFNIQMDCVVDLLMVWDFCSSFGRMLHLWPFSLEDFENAICHKDSNLILIVETHSALLRLLIKDNSECFSALPKRSLKLKITLINWTEYLCHFIEKINIPDLSTNVTTIKRGHYGLLDVKAKLWILRELVNQVIETDLFREKLDDHVEQRQALGATRRGEALEEGRKRRQEKEKLKVEEKVEEKVDSLDNRAMEGFSVETAENYPSKLENGKHHNNNGEIAKEINEEFISAPEKNTSDKSESYHSEIAPQKMKQNIDLEVLEENIKNSSSKIGVKQLKNEKKEAVETRSKEQREEYYEREMEKLVLRTNSLGKDRNYNRYWWFRRDGRIFVESSDNKLWGYYCSKEELDALMGSLNCKGEREKALQKQLQKFYSRMCLKLQKRSKDLAQKIAAEEAVLRRSTRVRALPRENPTNAFLGYVNKWKED encoded by the exons ATGCCTCTGTTGAAGAAAAAGCCATTCACTTTGCTGGAACCACCCAAGGATTTGAAACCTCATGAGCTTGTATATCAAGTTCGCTTCACAAAGGAGATATTTCGGAATTATCA gATGTatttgaatcgaataaattTATATCGGCAGAGAATTTGGAGTTGCAAAATTAGTGGAAAAGCTAACTTGACTTTTGAAGAGGCTTTAGTGTCTGAAAAGCATGCGACAGAGAAGGTTCAAGAGATTCCCAAAGAGCTTGTAGGACCTGCATTGCATATCATACAATATA GTATGCTTTCACTGAAAGATCTTGCAGACACTATAGCAAAAAAGCTGCACGAACATTTGTTTGTAGGTGCTGAATTGAATGGAAAAAAGGGTGGTGATATCTGTCCATGCAAGATAGTAAAGGTACTGGATGAGGGTACTTTTAAAACCCAATATGAGGTAGCTTGGCTTGATAAGAATAATAAAGTAATGGAAACATCAGTTGCAAAAAGGGATGATTTAATGTGGAAGAAGTTTCCTTTTAGTAGAAATATTTTGAAGTCCTTTATTCGTGAGTCAACATACAGAAGTGCTCCTTGGGTGCTTCATAACAATTTGGCACAGAAGCATGGTATCTCATGTGACCCACCACAGGAGTTAAAAGGCAAAGTTTTCATACAGGATGGACTAGTAATCTGCAATAAGAAGAGAAAAGAG GAAGCGGAAAAAGCATCTggaaaacataaaaagaaaaaagtggaAGGTGTGGTAGTTGGCGCTACAAACATGGAAAAAAAGG AAGATGATCAACCTATGCAAGATCCCATAAGATATCCCATTGATGATCTGTTGGTGCAGCCTGCGGCAGATGATCCAGTCTTCACTGACCGCCCTTCACCTTCAAGGGACTTTAATATTCAGATGGATTGTGTTGTTGATCTTTTAATGGTTTGGGATTTTTGCTCCTCTTTTGGTAGGATGTTGCACCTATGGCCATTCTCTCTGGAAGATTTTGAAAATGCTATCTGCCACAAGGATAGTAATTTGATTCTTATTGTGGAAACACATTCTGCACTTCTTCGACTGCTTATAAAAGACAATAGTGAATGTTTTTCAGCTCTACCGAAAAGAAGCCTGAAGTTGAAG ATAACATTAATTAATTGGACAGAATATTTGTGTCATTTCATAGAGAAGATCAACATTCCAGATCTATCCACAAATGTGACAACAATTAAGCGTGGGCACTATGGTCTCTTAGATGTTAAAGCTAAATTGTGGATCCTTCGAGAATTGGTTAATCAAGTCATTGAAACAGATCTTTTCAGAGAGAAGTTGGATGATCATGTTGAACAGCGTCAGGCACTTGGAGCGACAAGGAGAGGGGAAGCTCTGGAAGAAGGTAGAAAGAGAAGACAAGAGAAGGAAAAGCTGAAGGTTGAAGAGAAGGTTGAAGAGAAGGTTGATTCTCTTGACAATAGAGCAATGGAAGGATTTAGTGTGGAAACTGCAGAAAACTATCCAAGTAAGTTGGAAAATGGGAAGCATCATAACAACAATGGAGAGATAGCAAAGGAAATAAATGAGGAGTTCATTTCAGCTCCAGAAAAAAATACGTCAGATAAGAG TGAGAGCTACCATTCAGAAATTGCACCACAGAAAATGAAGCAAAATATAGATCTGGAAGTCCtggaagaaaatataaaaaattcatctAGCAAAATTGGAGTTAAACAGttgaagaatgagaagaaggaAGCAGTAGAAACGAGAAGCAAAGAGCAAAGG GAGGAATATTATGAACGGGAGATGGAGAAACTAGTCTTGCGCACCAATTCATTGGGTAAAGACAGAAACTACAATAGGTATTGGTGGTTCCGACGTGATGGGAGGATCTTTGTTGAGAGTTCCGACAACAAGCTATGGGGCTATTATTGTTCCAAGGAAGAG CTTGATGCATTGATGGGTTCACTGAACTGTAAGGGTGAGAGAGAGAAGGCTCTTCAGAAACAGCTGCAGAAATTCTACAGCAGAATGTG CTTAAAACTACAGAAGAGATCAAAAGATTTGGCTCAGAAGATTGCAGCAGAGGAGGCTGTGCTCCGTAGATCTACTCGTGTACGAGCTCTGCCAAGGGAAAATCCTACTAATGCTTTTCTTGGTTATGTTAACAAGTGGAAGGAAGACTAG
- the LOC110630009 gene encoding DDT domain-containing protein DDB_G0282237 isoform X1 encodes MPLLKKKPFTLLEPPKDLKPHELVYQVRFTKEIFRNYQMYLNRINLYRQRIWSCKISGKANLTFEEALVSEKHATEKVQEIPKELVGPALHIIQYSMLSLKDLADTIAKKLHEHLFVGAELNGKKGGDICPCKIVKVLDEGTFKTQYEVAWLDKNNKVMETSVAKRDDLMWKKFPFSRNILKSFIRESTYRSAPWVLHNNLAQKHGISCDPPQELKGKVFIQDGLVICNKKRKEEAEKASGKHKKKKVEGVVVGATNMEKKGKSGTKDDQPMQDPIRYPIDDLLVQPAADDPVFTDRPSPSRDFNIQMDCVVDLLMVWDFCSSFGRMLHLWPFSLEDFENAICHKDSNLILIVETHSALLRLLIKDNSECFSALPKRSLKLKITLINWTEYLCHFIEKINIPDLSTNVTTIKRGHYGLLDVKAKLWILRELVNQVIETDLFREKLDDHVEQRQALGATRRGEALEEGRKRRQEKEKLKVEEKVEEKVDSLDNRAMEGFSVETAENYPSKLENGKHHNNNGEIAKEINEEFISAPEKNTSDKSESYHSEIAPQKMKQNIDLEVLEENIKNSSSKIGVKQLKNEKKEAVETRSKEQREEYYEREMEKLVLRTNSLGKDRNYNRYWWFRRDGRIFVESSDNKLWGYYCSKEELDALMGSLNCKGEREKALQKQLQKFYSRMCLKLQKRSKDLAQKIAAEEAVLRRSTRVRALPRENPTNAFLGYVNKWKED; translated from the exons ATGCCTCTGTTGAAGAAAAAGCCATTCACTTTGCTGGAACCACCCAAGGATTTGAAACCTCATGAGCTTGTATATCAAGTTCGCTTCACAAAGGAGATATTTCGGAATTATCA gATGTatttgaatcgaataaattTATATCGGCAGAGAATTTGGAGTTGCAAAATTAGTGGAAAAGCTAACTTGACTTTTGAAGAGGCTTTAGTGTCTGAAAAGCATGCGACAGAGAAGGTTCAAGAGATTCCCAAAGAGCTTGTAGGACCTGCATTGCATATCATACAATATA GTATGCTTTCACTGAAAGATCTTGCAGACACTATAGCAAAAAAGCTGCACGAACATTTGTTTGTAGGTGCTGAATTGAATGGAAAAAAGGGTGGTGATATCTGTCCATGCAAGATAGTAAAGGTACTGGATGAGGGTACTTTTAAAACCCAATATGAGGTAGCTTGGCTTGATAAGAATAATAAAGTAATGGAAACATCAGTTGCAAAAAGGGATGATTTAATGTGGAAGAAGTTTCCTTTTAGTAGAAATATTTTGAAGTCCTTTATTCGTGAGTCAACATACAGAAGTGCTCCTTGGGTGCTTCATAACAATTTGGCACAGAAGCATGGTATCTCATGTGACCCACCACAGGAGTTAAAAGGCAAAGTTTTCATACAGGATGGACTAGTAATCTGCAATAAGAAGAGAAAAGAG GAAGCGGAAAAAGCATCTggaaaacataaaaagaaaaaagtggaAGGTGTGGTAGTTGGCGCTACAAACATGGAAAAAAAGGGTAAAAGTGGTACTA AAGATGATCAACCTATGCAAGATCCCATAAGATATCCCATTGATGATCTGTTGGTGCAGCCTGCGGCAGATGATCCAGTCTTCACTGACCGCCCTTCACCTTCAAGGGACTTTAATATTCAGATGGATTGTGTTGTTGATCTTTTAATGGTTTGGGATTTTTGCTCCTCTTTTGGTAGGATGTTGCACCTATGGCCATTCTCTCTGGAAGATTTTGAAAATGCTATCTGCCACAAGGATAGTAATTTGATTCTTATTGTGGAAACACATTCTGCACTTCTTCGACTGCTTATAAAAGACAATAGTGAATGTTTTTCAGCTCTACCGAAAAGAAGCCTGAAGTTGAAG ATAACATTAATTAATTGGACAGAATATTTGTGTCATTTCATAGAGAAGATCAACATTCCAGATCTATCCACAAATGTGACAACAATTAAGCGTGGGCACTATGGTCTCTTAGATGTTAAAGCTAAATTGTGGATCCTTCGAGAATTGGTTAATCAAGTCATTGAAACAGATCTTTTCAGAGAGAAGTTGGATGATCATGTTGAACAGCGTCAGGCACTTGGAGCGACAAGGAGAGGGGAAGCTCTGGAAGAAGGTAGAAAGAGAAGACAAGAGAAGGAAAAGCTGAAGGTTGAAGAGAAGGTTGAAGAGAAGGTTGATTCTCTTGACAATAGAGCAATGGAAGGATTTAGTGTGGAAACTGCAGAAAACTATCCAAGTAAGTTGGAAAATGGGAAGCATCATAACAACAATGGAGAGATAGCAAAGGAAATAAATGAGGAGTTCATTTCAGCTCCAGAAAAAAATACGTCAGATAAGAG TGAGAGCTACCATTCAGAAATTGCACCACAGAAAATGAAGCAAAATATAGATCTGGAAGTCCtggaagaaaatataaaaaattcatctAGCAAAATTGGAGTTAAACAGttgaagaatgagaagaaggaAGCAGTAGAAACGAGAAGCAAAGAGCAAAGG GAGGAATATTATGAACGGGAGATGGAGAAACTAGTCTTGCGCACCAATTCATTGGGTAAAGACAGAAACTACAATAGGTATTGGTGGTTCCGACGTGATGGGAGGATCTTTGTTGAGAGTTCCGACAACAAGCTATGGGGCTATTATTGTTCCAAGGAAGAG CTTGATGCATTGATGGGTTCACTGAACTGTAAGGGTGAGAGAGAGAAGGCTCTTCAGAAACAGCTGCAGAAATTCTACAGCAGAATGTG CTTAAAACTACAGAAGAGATCAAAAGATTTGGCTCAGAAGATTGCAGCAGAGGAGGCTGTGCTCCGTAGATCTACTCGTGTACGAGCTCTGCCAAGGGAAAATCCTACTAATGCTTTTCTTGGTTATGTTAACAAGTGGAAGGAAGACTAG
- the LOC110630009 gene encoding DDT domain-containing protein DDB_G0282237 isoform X2, translated as MPLLKKKPFTLLEPPKDLKPHELVYQVRFTKEIFRNYQMYLNRINLYRQRIWSCKISGKANLTFEEALVSEKHATEKVQEIPKELVGPALHIIQYSMLSLKDLADTIAKKLHEHLFVGAELNGKKGGDICPCKIVKVLDEGTFKTQYEVAWLDKNNKVMETSVAKRDDLMWKKFPFSRNILKSFIRESTYRSAPWVLHNNLAQKHGISCDPPQELKGKVFIQDGLVICNKKRKEEAEKASGKHKKKKVEGVVVGATNMEKKGKSEDDQPMQDPIRYPIDDLLVQPAADDPVFTDRPSPSRDFNIQMDCVVDLLMVWDFCSSFGRMLHLWPFSLEDFENAICHKDSNLILIVETHSALLRLLIKDNSECFSALPKRSLKLKITLINWTEYLCHFIEKINIPDLSTNVTTIKRGHYGLLDVKAKLWILRELVNQVIETDLFREKLDDHVEQRQALGATRRGEALEEGRKRRQEKEKLKVEEKVEEKVDSLDNRAMEGFSVETAENYPSKLENGKHHNNNGEIAKEINEEFISAPEKNTSDKSESYHSEIAPQKMKQNIDLEVLEENIKNSSSKIGVKQLKNEKKEAVETRSKEQREEYYEREMEKLVLRTNSLGKDRNYNRYWWFRRDGRIFVESSDNKLWGYYCSKEELDALMGSLNCKGEREKALQKQLQKFYSRMCLKLQKRSKDLAQKIAAEEAVLRRSTRVRALPRENPTNAFLGYVNKWKED; from the exons ATGCCTCTGTTGAAGAAAAAGCCATTCACTTTGCTGGAACCACCCAAGGATTTGAAACCTCATGAGCTTGTATATCAAGTTCGCTTCACAAAGGAGATATTTCGGAATTATCA gATGTatttgaatcgaataaattTATATCGGCAGAGAATTTGGAGTTGCAAAATTAGTGGAAAAGCTAACTTGACTTTTGAAGAGGCTTTAGTGTCTGAAAAGCATGCGACAGAGAAGGTTCAAGAGATTCCCAAAGAGCTTGTAGGACCTGCATTGCATATCATACAATATA GTATGCTTTCACTGAAAGATCTTGCAGACACTATAGCAAAAAAGCTGCACGAACATTTGTTTGTAGGTGCTGAATTGAATGGAAAAAAGGGTGGTGATATCTGTCCATGCAAGATAGTAAAGGTACTGGATGAGGGTACTTTTAAAACCCAATATGAGGTAGCTTGGCTTGATAAGAATAATAAAGTAATGGAAACATCAGTTGCAAAAAGGGATGATTTAATGTGGAAGAAGTTTCCTTTTAGTAGAAATATTTTGAAGTCCTTTATTCGTGAGTCAACATACAGAAGTGCTCCTTGGGTGCTTCATAACAATTTGGCACAGAAGCATGGTATCTCATGTGACCCACCACAGGAGTTAAAAGGCAAAGTTTTCATACAGGATGGACTAGTAATCTGCAATAAGAAGAGAAAAGAG GAAGCGGAAAAAGCATCTggaaaacataaaaagaaaaaagtggaAGGTGTGGTAGTTGGCGCTACAAACATGGAAAAAAAGGGTAAAAGTG AAGATGATCAACCTATGCAAGATCCCATAAGATATCCCATTGATGATCTGTTGGTGCAGCCTGCGGCAGATGATCCAGTCTTCACTGACCGCCCTTCACCTTCAAGGGACTTTAATATTCAGATGGATTGTGTTGTTGATCTTTTAATGGTTTGGGATTTTTGCTCCTCTTTTGGTAGGATGTTGCACCTATGGCCATTCTCTCTGGAAGATTTTGAAAATGCTATCTGCCACAAGGATAGTAATTTGATTCTTATTGTGGAAACACATTCTGCACTTCTTCGACTGCTTATAAAAGACAATAGTGAATGTTTTTCAGCTCTACCGAAAAGAAGCCTGAAGTTGAAG ATAACATTAATTAATTGGACAGAATATTTGTGTCATTTCATAGAGAAGATCAACATTCCAGATCTATCCACAAATGTGACAACAATTAAGCGTGGGCACTATGGTCTCTTAGATGTTAAAGCTAAATTGTGGATCCTTCGAGAATTGGTTAATCAAGTCATTGAAACAGATCTTTTCAGAGAGAAGTTGGATGATCATGTTGAACAGCGTCAGGCACTTGGAGCGACAAGGAGAGGGGAAGCTCTGGAAGAAGGTAGAAAGAGAAGACAAGAGAAGGAAAAGCTGAAGGTTGAAGAGAAGGTTGAAGAGAAGGTTGATTCTCTTGACAATAGAGCAATGGAAGGATTTAGTGTGGAAACTGCAGAAAACTATCCAAGTAAGTTGGAAAATGGGAAGCATCATAACAACAATGGAGAGATAGCAAAGGAAATAAATGAGGAGTTCATTTCAGCTCCAGAAAAAAATACGTCAGATAAGAG TGAGAGCTACCATTCAGAAATTGCACCACAGAAAATGAAGCAAAATATAGATCTGGAAGTCCtggaagaaaatataaaaaattcatctAGCAAAATTGGAGTTAAACAGttgaagaatgagaagaaggaAGCAGTAGAAACGAGAAGCAAAGAGCAAAGG GAGGAATATTATGAACGGGAGATGGAGAAACTAGTCTTGCGCACCAATTCATTGGGTAAAGACAGAAACTACAATAGGTATTGGTGGTTCCGACGTGATGGGAGGATCTTTGTTGAGAGTTCCGACAACAAGCTATGGGGCTATTATTGTTCCAAGGAAGAG CTTGATGCATTGATGGGTTCACTGAACTGTAAGGGTGAGAGAGAGAAGGCTCTTCAGAAACAGCTGCAGAAATTCTACAGCAGAATGTG CTTAAAACTACAGAAGAGATCAAAAGATTTGGCTCAGAAGATTGCAGCAGAGGAGGCTGTGCTCCGTAGATCTACTCGTGTACGAGCTCTGCCAAGGGAAAATCCTACTAATGCTTTTCTTGGTTATGTTAACAAGTGGAAGGAAGACTAG
- the LOC110630009 gene encoding DDT domain-containing protein DDB_G0282237 isoform X5, translating to MPLLKKKPFTLLEPPKDLKPHELVYQVRFTKEIFRNYQSSTFVEFKAKVKTYCYGMLSLKDLADTIAKKLHEHLFVGAELNGKKGGDICPCKIVKVLDEGTFKTQYEVAWLDKNNKVMETSVAKRDDLMWKKFPFSRNILKSFIRESTYRSAPWVLHNNLAQKHGISCDPPQELKGKVFIQDGLVICNKKRKEEAEKASGKHKKKKVEGVVVGATNMEKKGKSGTKDDQPMQDPIRYPIDDLLVQPAADDPVFTDRPSPSRDFNIQMDCVVDLLMVWDFCSSFGRMLHLWPFSLEDFENAICHKDSNLILIVETHSALLRLLIKDNSECFSALPKRSLKLKITLINWTEYLCHFIEKINIPDLSTNVTTIKRGHYGLLDVKAKLWILRELVNQVIETDLFREKLDDHVEQRQALGATRRGEALEEGRKRRQEKEKLKVEEKVEEKVDSLDNRAMEGFSVETAENYPSKLENGKHHNNNGEIAKEINEEFISAPEKNTSDKSESYHSEIAPQKMKQNIDLEVLEENIKNSSSKIGVKQLKNEKKEAVETRSKEQREEYYEREMEKLVLRTNSLGKDRNYNRYWWFRRDGRIFVESSDNKLWGYYCSKEELDALMGSLNCKGEREKALQKQLQKFYSRMCLKLQKRSKDLAQKIAAEEAVLRRSTRVRALPRENPTNAFLGYVNKWKED from the exons ATGCCTCTGTTGAAGAAAAAGCCATTCACTTTGCTGGAACCACCCAAGGATTTGAAACCTCATGAGCTTGTATATCAAGTTCGCTTCACAAAGGAGATATTTCGGAATTATCA ATCTTCCACATTTGTGGAATTCAAGGCAAAAGTCAAGACCTATTGCTATG GTATGCTTTCACTGAAAGATCTTGCAGACACTATAGCAAAAAAGCTGCACGAACATTTGTTTGTAGGTGCTGAATTGAATGGAAAAAAGGGTGGTGATATCTGTCCATGCAAGATAGTAAAGGTACTGGATGAGGGTACTTTTAAAACCCAATATGAGGTAGCTTGGCTTGATAAGAATAATAAAGTAATGGAAACATCAGTTGCAAAAAGGGATGATTTAATGTGGAAGAAGTTTCCTTTTAGTAGAAATATTTTGAAGTCCTTTATTCGTGAGTCAACATACAGAAGTGCTCCTTGGGTGCTTCATAACAATTTGGCACAGAAGCATGGTATCTCATGTGACCCACCACAGGAGTTAAAAGGCAAAGTTTTCATACAGGATGGACTAGTAATCTGCAATAAGAAGAGAAAAGAG GAAGCGGAAAAAGCATCTggaaaacataaaaagaaaaaagtggaAGGTGTGGTAGTTGGCGCTACAAACATGGAAAAAAAGGGTAAAAGTGGTACTA AAGATGATCAACCTATGCAAGATCCCATAAGATATCCCATTGATGATCTGTTGGTGCAGCCTGCGGCAGATGATCCAGTCTTCACTGACCGCCCTTCACCTTCAAGGGACTTTAATATTCAGATGGATTGTGTTGTTGATCTTTTAATGGTTTGGGATTTTTGCTCCTCTTTTGGTAGGATGTTGCACCTATGGCCATTCTCTCTGGAAGATTTTGAAAATGCTATCTGCCACAAGGATAGTAATTTGATTCTTATTGTGGAAACACATTCTGCACTTCTTCGACTGCTTATAAAAGACAATAGTGAATGTTTTTCAGCTCTACCGAAAAGAAGCCTGAAGTTGAAG ATAACATTAATTAATTGGACAGAATATTTGTGTCATTTCATAGAGAAGATCAACATTCCAGATCTATCCACAAATGTGACAACAATTAAGCGTGGGCACTATGGTCTCTTAGATGTTAAAGCTAAATTGTGGATCCTTCGAGAATTGGTTAATCAAGTCATTGAAACAGATCTTTTCAGAGAGAAGTTGGATGATCATGTTGAACAGCGTCAGGCACTTGGAGCGACAAGGAGAGGGGAAGCTCTGGAAGAAGGTAGAAAGAGAAGACAAGAGAAGGAAAAGCTGAAGGTTGAAGAGAAGGTTGAAGAGAAGGTTGATTCTCTTGACAATAGAGCAATGGAAGGATTTAGTGTGGAAACTGCAGAAAACTATCCAAGTAAGTTGGAAAATGGGAAGCATCATAACAACAATGGAGAGATAGCAAAGGAAATAAATGAGGAGTTCATTTCAGCTCCAGAAAAAAATACGTCAGATAAGAG TGAGAGCTACCATTCAGAAATTGCACCACAGAAAATGAAGCAAAATATAGATCTGGAAGTCCtggaagaaaatataaaaaattcatctAGCAAAATTGGAGTTAAACAGttgaagaatgagaagaaggaAGCAGTAGAAACGAGAAGCAAAGAGCAAAGG GAGGAATATTATGAACGGGAGATGGAGAAACTAGTCTTGCGCACCAATTCATTGGGTAAAGACAGAAACTACAATAGGTATTGGTGGTTCCGACGTGATGGGAGGATCTTTGTTGAGAGTTCCGACAACAAGCTATGGGGCTATTATTGTTCCAAGGAAGAG CTTGATGCATTGATGGGTTCACTGAACTGTAAGGGTGAGAGAGAGAAGGCTCTTCAGAAACAGCTGCAGAAATTCTACAGCAGAATGTG CTTAAAACTACAGAAGAGATCAAAAGATTTGGCTCAGAAGATTGCAGCAGAGGAGGCTGTGCTCCGTAGATCTACTCGTGTACGAGCTCTGCCAAGGGAAAATCCTACTAATGCTTTTCTTGGTTATGTTAACAAGTGGAAGGAAGACTAG